One genomic window of Quercus robur chromosome 6, dhQueRobu3.1, whole genome shotgun sequence includes the following:
- the LOC126689769 gene encoding uncharacterized protein LOC126689769, with the protein MEAEYYRKPPRSSEEEDELGRSVKKFKESSGALNLDNVWDDGEESDTEVEPLVEGMAEIKLSKETKAPIRAPWAKALIVKMFGRTVGFSYLTFNINALWRPTAKIDCVNLGKDYFLIKFYSSNDYDKVLKGGPWFVGEHFLAIKPWEPYFRASRDNLTSVAVWVRFSELPIEFYDLEVLKEIGSAIRPILRIDSYKAIGSRGSYARLCIQRRCNGNFEVYDGLEIGMKVFQGPIEEDRMEYGGSSHNEP; encoded by the exons ATGGAAGCTGAATACTATCGCAAACCACCAAGATCAAGTGAGGAAGAAGATGAGTTGGGACGTAGTGTGAAGAAGTTTAAGGAAAGTTCAGGA GCTTTAAACCTTGATAATGTATGGGATGATGGAGAAGAGTCTGATACGGAAGTTGAACCACTGGTTGAAGGTATGGCAGAGATTAAGTTATCCAAAGAAACTAAGGCTCCTATTAGAGCACCATGGGCTAAGGCTTTGATAGTAAAAATGTTTGGTAGAACTGTGGGATTCAGCTATCTCACTTTCAATATCAATGCCTTATGGAGACCCACTGCTAAGATTGATTGTGTTAATCTAGGAAAAGACTATTTTCTGATTAAGTTCTATAGTTCTAATGATTATGATAAAGTTCTTAAAGGAGGTCCTTGGTTTGTTGGAGAGCATTTTTTGGCCATTAAGCCTTGGGAGCCTTATTTTAGAGCTTCTAGAGACAACCTAACTTCAGTTGCAGTTTGGGTGAGATTTTCGGAGCTTCCAATAGAGTTTTATGATTTGGAAGTGTTGAAGGAAATTGGTAGTGCTATAAGGCCTATTCTTAGAATAGATTCTTACAAGGCCATTGGTTCAAGGGGAAGCTACGCAAGACTTTGCATTCAG AGAAGATGTAATGGGAATTTTGAAGTATATGATGGTCTGGAAATCGGAATGAAAGTATTCCAAGGACCTATTGAGGAGGATAGGATGGAGTATGGTGGAAGCAGCCACAATGAACCCTAG